One Dermatophagoides farinae isolate YC_2012a chromosome 1, ASM2471394v1, whole genome shotgun sequence genomic region harbors:
- the LOC124491417 gene encoding uncharacterized protein LOC124491417 yields MWHEARKHEKKIRGIMIDHRRRAEKRREFYESIRRDPASYLQIHGQQMKIHIDPLISQAAESSLVPWMGDQNNLIDRFDVRANLDCIPSSADVGTNDNDEGLLTSDQECQLNYERFRNLVQNDFVDNNEQKVLHKIFLKEKWGEQQQQTNNVKTKNELKKKLAEKKSAIGYNYDDNDGKSSKNDDETSSESGDDSDDEEFEDLDTIVFVDQLDLDMCERVNIVAKKYGIKSGAFMKFMQADKAEADRLRIAKEIENEKSMFVGRKSRRERKVLIQQRLLILRSINMDDCEVDHFAGEEKQQKNKSDSSSAENDDDDDSKSEIEEGKIEFITSFGNDEDETMDKPVNKKKLKKIVQKSKESNKKKLSEKSKQIPAKQISSNQPLIYGPTLPVDVANSKVDSNIRFNHTSNSNVKNRRCFREANNDEKFTFDRSPSYTIRRSPSVRRRYSSDDANSSDESMSHRSRSSRRRLSPPSRYRSRSRSHSRSHNYRRSRSKSPRRRKTSYRKRSRSKSPIRRSDRPSSRHRDHKQKQKSPNQSLIPIKTNDVKLETNDDNMKLYKLLEKIESNAKKCRRASSRDRKSEKTDEIEAKSQSESKSMINLVVEKEKSPPIKRYYRHDLVDSQSGDDHSDDPNIDSDEKKSNLSVIHANSSEPTKHSSLTNLTPSAASKSNSSSSSSLVITPQERLKRLMKAQLDKQYKLDKKAENDRLERRKIEQRERKEEFDKLSRRNRRSPSRSSDSSRSSRSSFSSYSNSDSSYDRRKRYHSRSRSRSRSKSRHGTKERYRRQRSRSRSITPHDRRHYHHHHHHHHSNHSSTSRYRSSRR; encoded by the exons ATGTGGCATGAAGCAAGAAaacatgagaaaaaaattcgtggTATTATGATAGATCATAGACGTCGTGCCGAAAAACGTCGAGAATTTTATGAAAGTATCCGTAGAGATCCGGCATCATATCTTCAGATACATggtcaacaaatgaaaatacatATCGATCCGCTCATTTCACAAGCTGCCGAATCATCTTTAGTACCGTGGATGGGTGATCAAAATAACCTGATAGATCGATTCGATGTTCGTGCCAATTTAGATTGTATACCAAGTTCAGCAGATGTTGGtacaaatgacaatgatgaaggGTTGCTTACATCCGATCAAGAATGTCAGCTCAATTATGAGCGATTTCGTAATCTTGTgcaaaatgattttgttgataataatgaacaaaaagtTTTACATAAAATATTTCTTAAAGAAAAATGGggagaacaacaacagcagacaaataatgtgaaaacaaagaatgaattgaagaaaaaattggcgGAAAAAAAGTCTGCGATTGgatataattatgatgataatgatggtaaatcatctaaaaatgatgatgagacatCAAGCGAATCTGGAGATGATTcggatgatgaagaatttgaagATCTTGACACTATCgtgtttgttgatcaattgGATTTGGATATGTGTGAACGTGTTAATATTGTTGCCAAAAAATATGGCATCAAATCTGGAGCATTTATGAAATTCATGCAAGCTGATAAAGCTGAAGCTGATCGTTTGCGCATTGCTAAAGAAatagagaatgaaaaatcaatgtttgttgGTCGTAAATCTCGTCGAGAACGTAAAGTATTAATCCAACAACGTTTGTTGATTTTACGTTCAATCAATATGGATGATTGTGAAGTTGATCATTTTGCTggagaagaaaaacaacagaaaaataaatcagaTTCTTCATCCgctgaaaatgatgatgatgatgattcgaaaagtgaaattgaagaaggaaaaattgaatttatcacATCATttggtaatgatgaagatgaaactATGGATAAACCGgtgaataaaaagaaattgaaaaaaattgttcaaaaatcaaaagaatcaaataaaaagaaattatcagaaaaatcgaaacaaataCCAGCCAAACAAATTTCATCGAATCAACCATTGATATATGGTCCAACATTGCCTGTTGATGTGGCCAATTCAAAAGTCGATTCTAATATTCGTTTTAATCATACTTCTAattcaaatgtaaaaaatcGTCGCTGTTTTCGTGAGgctaacaatgatgaaaaatttacattcgATCGATCTCCCTCATATACCATTCGTCGTTCACCAAGTGTACGTCGAAGATATTCAAGTGATGATGCTAATTCTTCCGATGAAAGTATGAGCCATAGAAGTCGATCTAGTCGACGACGGCTTTCACCACCATCTAGATATCGAAGTCGGTCTCGTTCACATTCTCGTTCACACAATTACCGGCGTAGTAGATCAAAAAGTCCACGCCGTAGAAAAACTTCATATCGAAAGCGAAGCAGATCAAAAAGCCCTATTCGTAGATCTGATCGCCCATCTTCGAGACACAGGGATCacaagcaaaaacaaaaatctccAAATCAAAGTCTTATTCCTATCAAAACTAATGATGTAAAACtcgaaacaaatgatgataatatgaaATTATACAAATTACTAGAAaagattgaatcaaatgcCAAAAAATGTCGAAGAGCTAGTTCTAGAGAcagaaaaagtgaaaaaactGATGAAATTGAAGCGAAAAGTCAATCCGAATCTAAGTCAATGATTAATTTGGTggtggaaaaagaaaaatcgcCACCAATTAAACGATATTATCGTCATGATTTAGTCGATTCTCAAAGCGGCGATGATCATAGCGATGATCCAAACATCGATTCTGACGAGAAAAA atcAAACCTTTCTGTAATTCATGCAAATTCATCCGAACCAActaaacattcatcattgactAAT TTAACACCTTCAGCAGCATCAAaatccaattcatcatcatcatcatcattggtaatAACACCACAGGAACGTCTTAAACGTTTGATGAAAGCTCAATTAGATAAACAat aTAAATTGGATAAAAAAGCTGAAAATGATCGATTAGAAAGACGAAAAATAGAGCAACGTGAACGTAAAGAAgaatttgataaattatcCAG aCGTAATAGACGATCTCCTAGTCGATCATCGGATTCTTCTCGTTCATctcgatcatcatttagttCATATTCGAATTCGGATTCATCATATGATAGACGAAAAAGGTATCATTCAAGATCTAGGTCCCGATCACGATCAAAATCTCGACATGGAACTAAAGAACGTTATCGACGACAAAGATCTCGATCCCGATCAATCACACCCCATGATCGtcgacattatcatcatcatcatcatcatcatcatagtaaccattcatcaacatccagGTATCGATCATCAAGACGATAA
- the LOC124491420 gene encoding thioredoxin-related transmembrane protein 1-like: MKFIFTTQCFFLILSSFLITNVLTVESADSTSGGVSKQSAQNKLNQPSSKTSLIVINEDDWDQMLQGEWMVEFHAPWCPACRALQPEWKSFSVWSSDLGIKIGAVDVTANPGLTGRFMVTALPSIYHVKDGVFRQYKGTRDVNTFVSFIEDKKWQSIEPISSWKAPNSIPMSIVSNFFKISMTLRAVHNSLVEDYGIPYWGSYILFAFATILFGAMLGLMIVCAIDIIYPAKPHDDILKRPSTQDDLIDDTEDLQNKRNNDDDETEEDDLTDEQDDDDDEEEEDYHDEDEDEDDGPRIEEVIDDELIESSPEQKRSNVRQRKARRD, encoded by the exons ATGAAATTTATATTCACTACTCAATGTTTCTTTTTAatcttgtcatcatttttgataaCCAATGTGTTGACTGTTGAATCGGCTGATTCTACATCAGGTGGTGTTAGTAAACAGTCTGctcaaaataaattgaaccAACCAAGTTCGAaaacatcattgattgtgatcaatgaagatgattggGATCAGATGCTTCAAGGCGAATGGATGGTTGAATT cCACGCTCCTTGGTGTCCAGCTTGTCGAGCTTTGCAACCCGAATGGAAATCATTTTCAGTTTGGAGCTCAGATCTTGg AATTAAAATCGGTGCCGTCGATGTCACTGCAAATCCTGGTTTGACAGGACGTTTTATGGTGACCGCTTTGCCTTCAATTTATCA TGTTAAAGATGGCGTATTTCGCCAATACAAAGGAACACGTGACGTAAATACTTTTGTCAGTTTTATTGAAGATAAAAAATGGCAATCAATTGAACCAATCAGTTCATGGAAAGCTCCCAATTCTATCCC AATGTCGATtgtttctaattttttcaaaatatctATGACTCTTCGAGCAGTCCATAATAGTCTAGTCGAAGATTATGGCATTCCGTATTGGGGAtcatatattttgtttgcattTGCAACCATTTTGTTTGGTGCAATGCTTGGATTG ATGATTGTTTGCGCTATCGATATTATATATCCTGCCAAACctcatgatgatattttaaaACGGCCATCCACACAAGATGATCTAATTGATGATACGGAAGATTTGCAGAATAAAcgtaacaatgatgatgatgaaaccgAAGAAGATGATTTAACCGAtgaacaagatgatgatgatgatgaagaggaagaagattatcatgatgaagatgaagatgaagatgatggaCCACGAATCGAAGaagttattgatgatgaattgatcgAAAGTTCACCTGAACAAAAACGATCAAATGTTCGCCAACGTAAAGCACGTCGAGATTAa
- the LOC124493073 gene encoding palmitoyltransferase ZDHHC17-like: MMIMNPNNDRDSMNDSNTNLLGDDGDKIENKIDKLFEIHSENESNDTDINERFSHSSPTPPPPPAPDLIPQLNQQHSNSDITTEIVRATQYGNLDLCQKIIDSGRYGVNQRDHENVTLLHWSAINNRLDLVNYFISKGAIVDAIGGDLQSTALHWATRQGHLPMVVLLMQHRADPSLLDGDGYNALHLAAQFGHTSIVAYFIAKGQDIDAPDTNGMTALMWSSFRNNSIDPTQLLITLGANLSLTDRNRNTALHRAVLARNPIAVSLLLKHGANPNLKNIAGDTPIEMSVKFHAKFIHSLFMENQKQIEAKQPLARIKIAPNTEIRIPKWRDPQFRHYVMALTPFIYYYLFGKLCESDLMLSSKALLLIMLVGLLYLLIRYMFDAKQLNVLAISLYLSTKIWLYITFFQYFLFVFSSFELFIFILCSTGLFYSFYKCYHSDPGYISNSREEQIKTIIELGEHEGFDSSWFCSTCLIRKPTRSKHCSLCNRCVARFDHHCPWIGNCVGYRNHKYFIWYLATLSMTLFCYIVATIHYWDFLDDIRDDINESDRIMTNRKHESFVDVWSNVVTYNGWITWSLVNALIHVIWVVCLLFFQLYQITCLAMTTNERINADRYRYFKQNKRSGNIHNPYNYGFIRNFIEFCECRRLNMCLYKSPDLHDWRYVFENFEAMGRYDSDDDDDGGGSSSHDEINV, encoded by the exons atgatgattatgaatccTAATAATGATCGTGATTCAATGAACGATTCGAATACG AATCTtcttggtgatgatggagataagattgaaaataaaattgataaattattcgaaattcattcggaaaatgaatcaaatgatactGATATAAATGAACGATTTAGCCATTCATCACCaacaccgccaccaccaccagctcCCGATCTAATACCTCAactgaatcaacaacattctAATAGCGATATCACCACAGAAATTGTACGAGCAACACAATATGGAAATTTAGATTTATGTcagaaaataattgattccGGACGTTATGGTGTTAATCAACGTGATCATGAAAACGTCACCCTTCTTCATTGGTCTGCtatcaataatcgattggATTTGGTTAATTATTTCATATCGAAAGGTGCCATCGTTGATGCTATTGGTGGTGATCTTCAATCTACTGCACTTCATTGGGCAACCCGACAAGGACATCTTCCAATGGTAGTACTATTGATGCAACATCGAGCtgatccatcattattagatGGTGATGGATATAATGCTCTGCATTTAGCTGCTCAGTTTGGACATACTTCAATTGTGGCTTATTTCATTGCCAAAGGACAAGATATAGATGCTCCCGATACAAATGGAATGACAGCATTAATGTGGTCTTCATTTCGTAATAATTC AATTGATCCCACCCAACTTTTGATAACATTAGGAGcaaatttatcattgacTGATCGAAATCGTAACACAGCATTACATCGTGCGGTATTGGCACGAAATCCGATAGCTGTATCATTATTGCTCAAACATGGAGCCAATCCTAATCTGAAAAATATTGCCGGCGATACACCCATTGAAATGTCTGTCAAATTTCATgccaaattcattcatagttTGTTTATGgagaatcaaaaacaaattgaagcTAAACAACCATTAGCTAGGATAAAGATTGCTCCAAACACCGAGATTCGTATACCGAAATGGCGTGATCCACAATTTCGTCATTATGTGATGGCATTAACACCATTCATTTACTATTATCTGTTTGGAAAACTATGTGAAAGTGATCTGATGTTATCAAGTAAAGCTCTACTATTAATAATGCTAGTCGGTCTACTTTATCTTCTTATTCGATACATGTTTGATGCTaaacaattgaatgttttggccatttcattatatttatcCACGAAAATCTGGCTTTAcataacattttttcaatattttcttttcg ttttttcatcattcgaattattcatattcattttatgtTCGACGGGTTTATTTTATAGTTTTTATAAATGTTATCATAGTGATCCTGGTTATATTTCCAATAGTCGTGAAGAACAGATCAAG ACCATAATCGAGCTAGGTGAACATGAAggttttgattcatcatggTTCTGTTCAACATGTCTGATACGTAAACCAACACGTTCGAAACATTGTTCATTATGTAATCGTTGTGTGGCACGTTTTGATCATCACTGTCCATGGATTGGTAATTGTGTTGGATATCGTAATCATAAATATTTTATCTGGTATCTTGCTACATTATCAATGACTCTATTCTGTTATATTGTTGCCACCATACATT ATTGGGATTTTCTTGATGACATACGAGATGATATCAACGAATCTGATCGAATAATGACCAATAGAAAGCATGAATCTTTTGTGGATGTTTGGTCTAATGTAGTCACATATAATGGATGGATCACATGGTCACTAGTCAATGCTTTGATCCATGTCATTTGGGTTGTTTGcctattattttttcaattatatcaG ataaCTTGCCTTGCTATGACAACTAATGAACGAATCAATGCTGatcgatatcgatattttaaacaaaataaacgtTCTGGAAATATTCATAATCCATACAA cTATGGttttattcgaaattttattgaattttgtgaATGTCGCCGTTTAAACATGTGTTTATATAAATCACCAGATCTACATGATTGGCGTTatgtatttgaaaattttgaagcAATGGGCCGATATgattccgatgatgatgatgatggtggtggtagttcATCacatgatgaaatcaatgtttaa